A window of Streptomyces broussonetiae genomic DNA:
GCCAGTTCCTCGACTCTCGTCGGGCTCGGGATGCCCTGGCGCACCGCCCCGAGGGCGTGCTGGAGGGCATCCGCGACGGGCTGGTGACCGGGGTGGGCGGAGAGGAGGGCGAGGGTGCGCTGGACGGCGCCGTCGAGGCTCTCGCCGCGGGCCAGCGCGTGCACGATCACGGCGTACGCGCCCGCGGAGAGGTAGGCGATCGGGTGCCCGTGGCTCTGCGCCGCGCATTCCACCGCCAGCTGGGCGACGAGCTGCGGCTCCCAGCCGACCAGCAGCCCGAACGCCGCCGAGCGGGCGACCGCCTCCGGGCCCAGCTCGCCGGGGTTCTTGGGCCGCTCCAGCGTGCCCATGACCTCGTCGCCGAAGCCGACGAGCAGGGCCCGGCTCGGCTCGCGGCGGGCGTACAGCCACTCCTCGCGGGCCAGCCAGCCGTCGTCCTTGCGGCGCTCGTCGGGCCCCCAGTCCCGCTGGGTCGCCGCCCAGCGCAGATACGCCCGGTGCAGGTCGGTCGGCGGATGCCAGGCGCCGGTGTCCCGGCGCACCTGGGCACGTATCAGCCCGTCCACGGTGAAGAGCGCAAGCTGGGTGTGGTGGGTGACCGTGCCGCGCCGGCCCTGGCCGAAGGCCAGGTCCAGCAGCCCCTCGGGACCGTAGGCGGCCCGGATCTCCTCCAGGGACAGCGCGTCGGCGGGACCGCCGAGCGCGTCGCCCACGGCGGCCCCCAGCAGGGTGCCGCGCACCCTGCTCCGGAAGTCCTGCTGCTCGGCACGTCCCCAGACGGCGCCGGACGTCGTACCCACTGAAGTCCTCCTCACGGCACCGTCCGTCCGTACGACGCTCAGCACTGTAATCGACCTGGAACGGTCCGTTCAGTGGGGCAAACCACCCCCGAAGGTTCATTCCCGCCCAGTCATGAGCGCTTCGACCCCGTCAAGGATGCGGTCGAGCCCGAATGCGAGCGCGTCGGTCCCGTCCGGCTCGAAGGCGCCCTCGGTGACGGCCCGGGCGAGCGCGGGGAAGCGGTCGGCGTGCCGGGCGAGCAGCTCACCGCTCAGCCGGTCCCACTCCTCACTCCCCTCCTCGTCGTGGTCACCGAGCTGCTGGGCGAGGTTGCGGACGAGCCCGATCAGCAGCAAAAAGACCTGGTGGCGGTGGGCGGCACCGAGACCGGTGGGCTCCAGGGCGGCGAGCGCCGCGTCCAGCCAGGACAGCTGGCAGGGGCCCATCAGCCGGCGCCGCATGGCGGTGGCCCCGAGCAGCCAGGGATGGTCGGCGTAGACGCGCGCGCAGCAGCGGGTCCACTCGCGTACGGCCGCCCGCCAGTCCCCCTCCGGCACCCGGGACAGGTCCGGGGCCTCGGCCAGCACGGACTCGACCAT
This region includes:
- a CDS encoding TetR/AcrR family transcriptional regulator, producing the protein MAGRSDREPDRPRDPAAGLALLWGEQGRPTRGPKPKLSPQRIAAAAAELADAEGLDAVSMSRVAGGFGVSAMALYRYVPGKTELVALMVESVLAEAPDLSRVPEGDWRAAVREWTRCCARVYADHPWLLGATAMRRRLMGPCQLSWLDAALAALEPTGLGAAHRHQVFLLLIGLVRNLAQQLGDHDEEGSEEWDRLSGELLARHADRFPALARAVTEGAFEPDGTDALAFGLDRILDGVEALMTGRE
- a CDS encoding ADP-ribosylglycohydrolase family protein, with product MGTTSGAVWGRAEQQDFRSRVRGTLLGAAVGDALGGPADALSLEEIRAAYGPEGLLDLAFGQGRRGTVTHHTQLALFTVDGLIRAQVRRDTGAWHPPTDLHRAYLRWAATQRDWGPDERRKDDGWLAREEWLYARREPSRALLVGFGDEVMGTLERPKNPGELGPEAVARSAAFGLLVGWEPQLVAQLAVECAAQSHGHPIAYLSAGAYAVIVHALARGESLDGAVQRTLALLSAHPGHQPVADALQHALGAVRQGIPSPTRVEELAGDGTADGLLAASVYCALVGEDVRHGLCLAVNQGGPSAAAGALTGGLLGALHGETALPPAWLTELEGRATILELADDFAMEMTQGPALHGPAGSSPGWLARYPR